A genomic window from Halorubrum lacusprofundi ATCC 49239 includes:
- a CDS encoding Rid family detoxifying hydrolase: protein MKETVHTDAAPAAVGAYSQATTNGDLVFTAGQIPLTPDGDLLDDASIAEQTEQALDNLVAVLDEAGADPADVLKTTVFLADIDDFDEMNETYAGYFEESPPARSAVQAGALPKGVGVEIEAVAVAE from the coding sequence ATGAAGGAGACAGTTCACACCGACGCGGCCCCCGCGGCGGTCGGCGCGTACAGTCAGGCGACGACGAACGGCGACCTCGTGTTCACAGCTGGCCAGATCCCGCTGACGCCGGACGGCGACCTCCTCGACGACGCGTCGATCGCCGAACAGACCGAGCAGGCCCTCGACAACCTCGTGGCCGTGCTCGACGAGGCGGGCGCAGATCCGGCGGACGTGCTCAAAACGACCGTCTTCCTCGCCGACATCGACGACTTCGACGAGATGAACGAGACGTACGCGGGCTACTTCGAGGAATCGCCGCCCGCCCGGTCGGCCGTGCAGGCCGGCGCGCTCCCGAAGGGCGTCGGCGTCGAGATCGAGGCCGTCGCCGTCGCCGAGTAG
- a CDS encoding DUF7577 domain-containing protein — MTGADIAPVVAILGAVALINLAFAWLFTRGDRDPADFLGSAREVPEDSTAELERDSDRGPDREPEPGPDPPRDGATDFTVNAGESEPTGDPPPLDTDGETVVCRHCGAANRTGYQYCRWCVRSGFVDDGSDGTAGAAMTNRSL, encoded by the coding sequence ATGACGGGAGCAGACATCGCCCCGGTCGTCGCGATCCTCGGCGCGGTGGCCTTGATCAATCTCGCGTTCGCGTGGCTGTTCACGCGCGGGGACCGCGATCCGGCCGACTTCCTCGGGTCGGCGCGCGAGGTTCCCGAGGACTCGACGGCCGAGTTAGAGCGGGACAGCGACCGTGGGCCCGACCGCGAGCCCGAGCCCGGCCCGGACCCGCCCCGCGACGGCGCGACGGACTTCACGGTGAACGCGGGAGAGTCGGAGCCGACGGGCGACCCGCCCCCGCTCGACACCGACGGCGAGACGGTCGTCTGTCGGCACTGCGGCGCGGCGAACCGGACGGGCTACCAGTACTGCCGCTGGTGCGTCCGCTCCGGCTTCGTCGACGACGGGTCCGACGGGACCGCGGGGGCGGCGATGACGAACCGGTCGCTGTGA
- the ubaA gene encoding SAMP-activating enzyme E1 encodes MSLSLDADQLDRYSRHVIMDEVGPEGQKRLLDGRALVVGAGGLGAPVIQYLAAAGVGTIGIVDGDVVERSNLQRQVIHGDADVGEPKVESAARYVDRLNPDIDVETYETRLDEGNVRDLLAGYDLVVDCADNFRTRYVVNDAARIEGLPVVHGAIYKFEGQATTLVPDGPCYRCLFPEAPEPGTVPDCATTGVLGVLPGTVGCIQATEAIKLLLDTGETLDGRVLFYDAMDMTFESVPYRRNPDCPVCGDDGIETIEGIDYSGGCRVDAD; translated from the coding sequence ATGAGTCTCTCGCTCGACGCTGACCAACTCGACCGGTACTCCAGACACGTGATCATGGACGAGGTCGGCCCGGAGGGGCAAAAGCGCCTCCTCGACGGACGCGCGCTCGTGGTCGGCGCCGGCGGGCTCGGCGCGCCGGTCATCCAGTACCTCGCGGCCGCGGGCGTCGGCACAATCGGGATCGTCGACGGCGACGTGGTCGAGCGCTCGAACCTCCAGCGGCAGGTGATCCACGGCGACGCCGACGTGGGCGAGCCGAAGGTCGAGTCGGCGGCGCGGTACGTCGACCGGCTCAATCCCGACATCGACGTGGAGACGTACGAGACGCGGCTCGACGAGGGGAACGTCCGCGACCTGCTCGCCGGCTACGACCTCGTCGTCGACTGCGCGGACAACTTCCGGACTCGATACGTTGTCAACGACGCCGCCCGGATCGAGGGGCTTCCCGTGGTCCACGGCGCGATCTACAAGTTCGAGGGGCAGGCGACGACGCTCGTTCCCGACGGCCCCTGTTACCGGTGTCTGTTCCCGGAGGCGCCGGAACCGGGGACGGTGCCCGACTGTGCGACGACCGGCGTGCTCGGTGTGTTGCCTGGGACGGTCGGGTGCATTCAAGCCACCGAGGCGATCAAACTCCTGCTCGACACGGGTGAGACGCTCGACGGGCGCGTGCTCTTCTACGACGCGATGGACATGACCTTCGAATCCGTGCCGTACCGGCGCAACCCCGACTGCCCGGTCTGTGGCGACGACGGCATCGAGACGATCGAGGGGATCGACTACTCGGGCGGGTGTCGCGTCGACGCGGACTGA
- the mtnP gene encoding S-methyl-5'-thioadenosine phosphorylase — translation MSTIGFIGGSGIYEALPLNDVREVEYDTPYGEPSDAITIGEFGDTGKEVAFLPRHGSNHGVSPTDLPYRANMYALKKAGVTHIFASNAVGSLKAELEPGTLVVPDQIYDRTKHRDLSFYGDGVVVHQPFADPYSPELVDHLTEAAESAVGGDGEGDTADDTNVVKGGTYVCIEGPQYSTRAESEFYKSQGWDLVGMTAIPEAKLAREAEIAYATIAGVTDYDVWKADSEVTLAEVLENAEQNQKAIKAAVEEAVRTLPDGLECDAHTSLEGTVNTPTEAIPEDTRERVEPLLGDYL, via the coding sequence ATGAGCACCATCGGCTTTATCGGCGGCAGCGGCATCTACGAGGCGCTGCCCCTGAACGACGTGCGCGAGGTCGAGTACGACACGCCCTACGGCGAGCCCAGCGACGCGATCACGATCGGCGAGTTCGGGGACACGGGGAAGGAAGTGGCCTTCCTCCCGCGGCACGGCTCGAACCACGGCGTCTCGCCCACCGACCTCCCCTACCGCGCGAACATGTACGCTCTTAAAAAGGCGGGCGTCACGCACATCTTCGCGTCGAACGCGGTGGGGAGCCTGAAAGCGGAACTGGAGCCCGGCACGCTCGTCGTTCCCGATCAGATCTACGACCGGACGAAGCACCGCGACCTCTCCTTTTACGGCGACGGCGTCGTCGTCCACCAGCCGTTCGCGGACCCGTACAGCCCCGAGCTGGTCGATCACCTCACCGAGGCCGCGGAGTCGGCCGTCGGCGGCGACGGGGAGGGTGACACCGCCGACGACACGAACGTCGTGAAGGGCGGCACCTACGTCTGCATCGAGGGCCCGCAGTACTCGACGCGTGCGGAGTCGGAGTTTTACAAGAGTCAAGGGTGGGACCTGGTCGGCATGACCGCGATCCCGGAGGCGAAGCTCGCCCGCGAGGCGGAGATCGCGTACGCGACGATCGCCGGCGTCACCGACTACGACGTGTGGAAGGCGGACAGCGAGGTGACGCTCGCGGAGGTACTGGAGAACGCCGAACAGAATCAGAAGGCGATCAAAGCCGCCGTCGAGGAGGCCGTGCGGACGCTCCCGGACGGCTTGGAGTGCGACGCCCACACATCGCTCGAAGGCACCGTCAACACGCCTACTGAAGCGATCCCGGAGGACACCCGCGAGCGCGTCGAGCCGCTGCTGGGCGACTACTTATAA
- a CDS encoding YeiH family protein: MGVISAARPYLPGIAFLAVGAILSHLIAGAVDGLQPLVVAVGIGALVGNTAGTPDAAEPGVGVDKLFLETGIVLLGAAVVIEEFLAAGPTVLGLVVVAVGGGLLLAEAIARGLFRLDGTTPSLLAAGASICGVSAVVAIGRVLDARGSAITFAAATVLLFDAVTLVAFPIAGEWLGLTGRQFGVWAGVSMFSTGPVAAAGFAHSTEAGQWATVTKLARNSLLGGVAIAYSLAYTARSATEPGVRRLWAEFPKFLLGFLAVAAVANSGLLSPAALESIGRVSDALFTLAFVGLGLSIRLREMREVGGAAVGAVLVHLLVVSALALAAVRWLL; this comes from the coding sequence ATGGGAGTCATCTCTGCCGCTCGACCGTACCTCCCCGGAATCGCCTTTCTGGCCGTCGGCGCGATCCTCTCGCACCTCATCGCCGGCGCGGTCGACGGGCTCCAACCACTCGTCGTCGCGGTCGGAATCGGCGCGCTCGTCGGTAACACCGCGGGGACGCCGGACGCAGCGGAGCCCGGCGTCGGCGTCGACAAGCTCTTCTTGGAGACCGGAATCGTCCTGCTCGGCGCGGCGGTCGTCATCGAAGAGTTCCTCGCCGCGGGGCCGACCGTGCTCGGGCTCGTCGTCGTCGCGGTCGGCGGCGGACTCCTGCTCGCGGAGGCGATCGCTCGGGGTCTGTTCCGGCTCGACGGGACGACGCCCTCGCTTTTGGCCGCGGGCGCGAGTATCTGCGGCGTCTCCGCGGTCGTCGCGATCGGGCGCGTGCTCGACGCGCGGGGGTCAGCGATCACGTTCGCGGCGGCGACCGTCCTCCTCTTTGACGCCGTCACGCTCGTCGCGTTCCCGATCGCCGGCGAGTGGCTCGGACTCACCGGCCGCCAGTTCGGCGTCTGGGCCGGCGTGAGCATGTTCTCGACCGGCCCCGTCGCGGCCGCGGGGTTCGCGCACTCGACGGAGGCGGGCCAGTGGGCGACCGTGACGAAGCTCGCGCGCAACTCCCTTCTGGGGGGCGTCGCGATCGCCTACTCGCTCGCGTACACCGCGCGGTCGGCGACCGAGCCCGGCGTGCGGCGGCTGTGGGCGGAGTTCCCGAAGTTCCTGCTCGGGTTCCTCGCGGTCGCGGCGGTCGCGAACAGCGGGCTCCTCTCGCCGGCCGCGCTGGAGTCGATCGGACGGGTGTCGGACGCGCTCTTCACGCTGGCGTTCGTCGGCCTCGGGCTCTCGATCCGGCTCCGGGAGATGCGCGAGGTCGGCGGGGCCGCCGTCGGCGCGGTCCTCGTCCACCTGCTCGTCGTGAGCGCGCTCGCGCTCGCGGCGGTGCGGTGGCTGCTGTAG
- a CDS encoding HD domain-containing protein, with the protein MPTTQIKDPVHGYVELPDALVEGVVDTRPFQRLRYVRQLSATHLVYPGANHTRFEHSLGVYHLGRTVFENLRQQSYFAREATVDELEEIQRTLECACLLHDVGHPPFSHLSEGFLDEGVLRERVAETGLVDAFDAAGVGGAPLRSANPHELLGCVIIVEEYGDALRAFDVDPFEVCAYVLGYSLAYERGEPWQYGVGAQLLHSPIDVDRLDYITRDNYMTGAGVLSFDVDRMVDAYTAHPEEGLALTEKALSTIGNYLEGRIALYMWVTQHHKSVYANRLLQAMLGEYAAETGESPVTVNGVLSRELDDNAVLERLRIAARDRPDSTLASMYDRFRGRRFPATCWKHRIALADRVGRDLDGDLGGDGGEALDEFTAWLTEGDDRLERLLADALDVPVHEVWIDRSYVPAYDPDELEDIPIAYGGTTRSVGDWGLYGDRAFDVPIPFVFVPDGTKRRAIRVLTEAFEREVGETKQA; encoded by the coding sequence ATGCCCACCACCCAGATCAAAGATCCCGTCCACGGCTACGTCGAGCTCCCGGACGCGCTCGTCGAGGGCGTCGTCGACACCCGGCCGTTCCAGCGGCTGCGGTACGTCCGCCAGCTCTCGGCGACGCACCTCGTGTACCCGGGCGCGAATCACACCCGGTTCGAGCACTCGCTGGGCGTCTACCACCTCGGCCGAACCGTCTTCGAGAACCTCCGACAGCAGTCGTACTTCGCACGGGAGGCGACCGTCGACGAACTGGAAGAGATCCAGCGCACCTTAGAGTGCGCCTGCCTGCTCCACGACGTGGGCCATCCGCCCTTCTCGCACCTCTCCGAGGGGTTCCTCGACGAGGGGGTACTCCGGGAGCGCGTCGCGGAGACGGGCTTAGTCGACGCCTTCGACGCGGCCGGCGTCGGCGGCGCCCCGCTCCGCTCGGCGAACCCGCACGAGCTACTCGGCTGCGTGATTATCGTCGAGGAGTACGGCGACGCGCTCCGGGCGTTCGATGTCGACCCCTTCGAGGTGTGCGCGTACGTGCTCGGCTACAGCCTCGCGTACGAGCGCGGCGAACCGTGGCAGTACGGGGTCGGCGCCCAGCTGCTCCACTCACCCATCGACGTGGACCGGCTCGACTACATCACTCGGGACAACTACATGACCGGTGCCGGCGTGTTGAGCTTCGACGTCGACCGTATGGTCGACGCCTACACCGCTCACCCCGAGGAGGGCCTGGCGCTCACCGAGAAGGCGCTCTCGACCATCGGCAACTACCTCGAAGGGCGGATCGCGCTGTACATGTGGGTCACCCAGCACCACAAGTCGGTGTACGCGAACCGGCTCCTCCAGGCGATGCTCGGCGAATACGCCGCCGAGACCGGCGAGAGCCCGGTTACGGTCAACGGCGTGCTCTCCCGAGAGCTCGACGACAATGCGGTGCTTGAGCGCCTCCGGATCGCCGCCCGCGATCGCCCCGATTCGACGCTGGCGTCGATGTACGATCGCTTCCGGGGGCGGCGCTTCCCGGCCACCTGCTGGAAACACCGGATCGCGCTCGCCGACCGGGTGGGCCGAGACCTCGACGGCGACCTCGGCGGGGACGGCGGCGAAGCCCTCGACGAGTTCACGGCGTGGCTCACCGAGGGCGACGATCGGCTGGAACGACTCCTCGCCGACGCCCTCGACGTGCCGGTCCACGAGGTGTGGATCGACCGGTCGTACGTGCCGGCCTACGACCCCGACGAACTGGAGGACATCCCCATCGCGTACGGCGGGACGACGCGGTCCGTCGGCGATTGGGGGCTGTACGGCGACCGCGCGTTCGACGTGCCGATCCCCTTCGTGTTCGTCCCCGACGGGACGAAGCGGCGGGCGATCCGCGTGCTCACGGAGGCGTTCGAGCGGGAGGTCGGGGAGACGAAGCAAGCTTGA
- a CDS encoding RNA-guided endonuclease InsQ/TnpB family protein has product MKRANTFEVVPQTENDKECLLRLLDASASLWNELTYERRQNYFGDGDVWDTSEYRGRYNGVVGSATVQQVTRKNSEAWRSFFALKEKGEYANPPSYWGNEEDGRELRTYIRCNQYTIEWGKRSRLEIPVGQELKDEYGLGYHERLRLEVRGNPKWDGKQGRLELEYDEVSDTFRAFQPVTVPDSRLDSPLASEEAALDVGANNLVACSTTTGNQYLYDGRELFGRFRETTDEIARLQSKLREGRYSSNRIRRLYRQRTKRRDHAQNALVRDLVERLYDEGVATVYVGDLTDVLEAHWSVRVNEKTHNFWAFKKFIHRLACVCEEYGISLETESEAWTSQTCPECGDHEKTVRHEDTLTCPCGFEGHADLTASETFLRENSNCEIRPMARPVRFEWDDHDWSGKLYPHESPKEVRTNPQVASVGR; this is encoded by the coding sequence ATGAAGCGTGCCAACACTTTTGAGGTCGTGCCACAGACCGAGAACGACAAAGAGTGCCTCCTACGGCTACTCGATGCATCCGCTTCTCTGTGGAACGAACTGACCTACGAACGTCGTCAGAACTACTTCGGTGACGGCGACGTGTGGGACACTTCCGAGTACCGAGGACGCTACAACGGCGTCGTCGGAAGCGCGACTGTTCAACAGGTCACGCGCAAGAACAGCGAAGCGTGGCGGTCGTTCTTCGCCCTCAAGGAGAAAGGCGAGTACGCCAACCCACCGTCGTACTGGGGCAACGAGGAGGACGGACGCGAACTCCGTACCTACATCCGATGCAACCAGTACACGATTGAGTGGGGGAAACGTAGCCGTCTCGAAATCCCTGTCGGGCAAGAACTGAAAGACGAATACGGACTCGGCTACCACGAACGACTCCGCCTCGAAGTCCGAGGCAACCCGAAGTGGGACGGCAAACAGGGTCGTCTGGAACTTGAGTACGACGAGGTTAGCGACACGTTCAGGGCTTTTCAACCAGTCACCGTACCTGATTCTCGACTGGATTCACCACTGGCTTCGGAAGAAGCCGCCCTCGACGTTGGAGCGAACAATCTCGTCGCGTGTTCCACGACTACTGGGAACCAGTACCTCTACGACGGTCGTGAGTTGTTCGGACGGTTCCGCGAGACGACAGACGAAATCGCCCGCCTACAGTCGAAACTCCGAGAGGGTCGCTACTCCTCGAATCGGATTCGACGGCTGTACCGACAGCGGACGAAGCGTCGTGACCATGCACAGAACGCGCTGGTGCGCGACCTCGTTGAACGGCTGTACGATGAGGGCGTGGCGACGGTGTACGTGGGCGACCTGACAGACGTGCTGGAAGCGCATTGGTCGGTCAGGGTGAACGAGAAGACGCACAACTTCTGGGCGTTCAAGAAGTTCATCCACCGTCTCGCGTGCGTCTGTGAGGAGTACGGCATCAGCCTCGAAACCGAGTCGGAAGCGTGGACGAGTCAGACGTGTCCCGAGTGTGGCGACCACGAGAAGACGGTTCGCCACGAGGATACGCTGACGTGTCCATGTGGCTTCGAGGGGCACGCCGACCTCACGGCGTCAGAGACGTTCCTTCGGGAAAACAGCAATTGCGAAATCAGGCCGATGGCACGGCCCGTGCGATTCGAGTGGGACGACCACGACTGGTCGGGGAAACTATACCCTCACGAAAGTCCCAAAGAAGTGCGCACGAACCCGCAAGTTGCCTCCGTGGGTCGGTAG
- the tnpA gene encoding IS200/IS605-like element ISHla16 family transposase, protein MVKSTRHAKYELYYHIVFVPKYRRSHLTGKTKERLESIFAEICEDKGLELAESEVMPDHVHLFIGSPPKNAPSLIVNWVKGISARKYNQRYDDRVKWTRSYYVGTAGSASKGAVEQYIAEQEGDDE, encoded by the coding sequence ATGGTGAAGAGTACCCGTCACGCGAAATACGAACTCTACTACCACATAGTGTTCGTGCCGAAATATCGGCGTTCGCACCTGACGGGGAAGACGAAGGAACGTCTCGAATCCATCTTCGCGGAAATCTGTGAGGACAAGGGCCTCGAACTGGCCGAGTCCGAGGTCATGCCCGACCACGTACACCTGTTCATCGGGAGTCCACCGAAGAACGCCCCGTCGCTCATCGTCAACTGGGTGAAGGGCATCTCCGCCCGCAAGTACAACCAGCGGTACGACGACCGCGTGAAGTGGACTCGTTCGTACTACGTCGGAACAGCGGGAAGCGCCTCGAAGGGCGCTGTCGAACAGTACATCGCTGAACAGGAGGGTGACGACGAATGA